The Pseudomonas solani genome segment GTTACCGCAGCTGCAGGTAGCTTCGATCGCTACGTATTCGGGATGGATTTCCGGTTTCATGGCTTGATCCTCAGGTCTGGCGTGCCGCCACCCGACCCTATGTCGAGCACCGCACGGAAACAGGCGCGAGATGATACCAGAGCTTCGCCATCACGCAAGTCGGCCGCCACGCCTGGCGACGTGCGGCCGTGCTAGGATCGCCGCGCCCATTCGGAGACCCCCGTGCCCAACGCCATCCTGCGCCTTGCCCTGCCCTCGCCCCTGCGCCGCCTGTTCGACTACCGCGCGCCCGCTGGCGTATCGGCCCGGCAGTTGCAGCCCGGCGTGCGCCTGCGCGTGCCCTTCGGCCGTCGCGAGGTAATCGGCGTCCTGGTGGAAGTGGCCGAGCACAGCGATGTTCCCGAAGACAAACTGCGCCCGGCCCTGGAACTGCTCGACCAGAAGCCGCCGCTGCCCGCCGAGCTGTTCAAGCTCTGCCTGTGGACCGCCCAGTACTACCAGCACAGCCTCGGCGACACCCTCAGTTGGGCGCTGCCCGTGCTGCTGCGCCAGGGCGAGCCGGCCGAAGCGCGCCAGGAGCGCTTCTGGCATGTCAGCGAAGGCGCCCGCGCCGACGACCCGCGCCTGGCCCGGGCACCGCGCCAGCGCCAGGCGTTGACCACCCTCGCCCAGCACCCCCACGGCGTCGCCCACCAGTTGCTTGGCCAATTGCAACTGAACAAGGACAGCCTCGACCTGCTGCAGGAAAAGGGCCTGGTCTACATCGAGACACGCCGCAGCACCGCCGCGCCGCGCCACGAGCACTGGCTGGCCCAGGCCGAGCTGCCGCTCAACGCCGAACAACGCGCCGCCTACGACGCCGTGTATTCCACGTTCGGCCAGTTCAATGCTTTTCTCCTCGCTGGCGTCACCGGCAGCGGCAAGACCGAGGTCTACCTGCAATTGATCCGGGAAACCCTCGCTGCCGGCAAGCAGGCACTGGTGCTGATCCCCGAGATCAACCTCGGCCCGCAGACGCTGGAGCGCTTCTCCCGCCGCTTCAACGCACGCATCGCCCTGCTGCACTCGGCGGTCAACGACCGCGAGCGCCTCGATGCCTGGCTGGCGGCCCGCGACGGCGAGGCCGACATCATCATCGGCACCCGCTCGGCACTGTTCACGCCGATGAAGAACCCCGGCCTGATCATCATCGACGAGGAGCACGACGCCTCCTACAAGCAACAGGAAGGCCTGCGCTACCACGCCCGCGACCTGGCCCTGGTACGCGCACGCCAGGACAACATCCCCATCCTCCTCGGCTCCGCCACGCCTTCCCTGGAAAGCCTGCAGAACGCCCACGCCGGCCGCTACGGCCTGCTGCGCCTGACCCAGCGCGCCGGCGGCGCCCGCCAGCCACGCTTCCTGCGCCTGGACATCAAGAGCCGGCCGCTGGACTCGGGCCTCTCCGGGCCGCTGCAACAAGCCATCGAGCAGACCCTCAAGGCCGGCCAGCAGGTGCTGGTGTTCCTCAACCGCCGCGGCTTCGCCCCGACCCTGCTGTGCCATGACTGCGGCTGGATCAGCCAATGCCCGCGTTGCGATGCCCGGATGACCCTGCACCAGCGCTCCGGCGAACTGCGCTGCCACCACTGCGGCCACACCCAGCGCCAGCCCCGCGCCTGCCCGGACTGCGCCAAGGTCGACCTGCGCCCCGTCGGCGCCGGC includes the following:
- a CDS encoding primosomal protein N', whose amino-acid sequence is MPNAILRLALPSPLRRLFDYRAPAGVSARQLQPGVRLRVPFGRREVIGVLVEVAEHSDVPEDKLRPALELLDQKPPLPAELFKLCLWTAQYYQHSLGDTLSWALPVLLRQGEPAEARQERFWHVSEGARADDPRLARAPRQRQALTTLAQHPHGVAHQLLGQLQLNKDSLDLLQEKGLVYIETRRSTAAPRHEHWLAQAELPLNAEQRAAYDAVYSTFGQFNAFLLAGVTGSGKTEVYLQLIRETLAAGKQALVLIPEINLGPQTLERFSRRFNARIALLHSAVNDRERLDAWLAARDGEADIIIGTRSALFTPMKNPGLIIIDEEHDASYKQQEGLRYHARDLALVRARQDNIPILLGSATPSLESLQNAHAGRYGLLRLTQRAGGARQPRFLRLDIKSRPLDSGLSGPLQQAIEQTLKAGQQVLVFLNRRGFAPTLLCHDCGWISQCPRCDARMTLHQRSGELRCHHCGHTQRQPRACPDCAKVDLRPVGAGTERAEERLNILFPDVPVLRIDRDSTARKDAMNKLFATINKGEPCILVGTQMLAKGHHFPRVTLVAILDADGGLFSADFRASERMAQLIVQVAGRAGRAEEPGRVIIQTHLADHPLLVQLTEEGYFAFAEQALSERRAAGLPPFAHLALLRAEAHKPGQAEEFLDAACAEAEHLLAEQGLSGIELLGPVPAPMERRAGKHRAQLLVQANARATLHRLLTPWSLALEQLPGGRSVRWSLDIDPIDLF